The Haloplanus salinarum genome includes a region encoding these proteins:
- a CDS encoding energy-coupling factor transporter transmembrane component T family protein encodes MNLRYVAGDTYVHRLDPRTKLFVQAAVAVAAFAHTTPAGLVALTAFVGGVCRLAATPVAASLRSYRAFLPFLVAGPLVEAATLGAPWFVVADAVTPALASYRVLLLLLVSTAYIRTTRVRESRVAIQWLLPGRVGVVLGAGVGFVLRFLPVLRDDLATVRAAMHARLGSERSLRERIRLIGVTGLRRVFRRADRFALALQARCFAWNPTLPALSPTWRDAPATLVGVALLAWAVA; translated from the coding sequence ATGAACCTCCGATACGTCGCGGGCGACACCTACGTCCACCGCCTCGACCCCCGGACCAAGCTGTTCGTCCAGGCGGCCGTCGCCGTCGCGGCGTTCGCCCACACGACGCCCGCGGGACTGGTCGCGCTGACGGCCTTCGTCGGCGGTGTCTGCCGACTGGCCGCGACGCCGGTCGCCGCCAGCCTCCGTTCCTACCGCGCGTTCCTGCCCTTTCTCGTCGCCGGGCCGCTGGTCGAGGCGGCGACCCTCGGCGCCCCGTGGTTCGTCGTCGCCGACGCCGTCACGCCCGCGCTGGCGAGCTACCGGGTCCTCCTCCTCCTGCTCGTCTCCACGGCCTACATCCGCACCACCCGCGTCCGCGAGTCGCGGGTCGCCATCCAGTGGCTGCTGCCCGGACGGGTCGGCGTCGTCCTCGGTGCGGGCGTCGGGTTCGTCCTCCGTTTTCTCCCCGTCCTCCGCGACGACCTCGCGACCGTCCGGGCGGCGATGCACGCCCGCCTCGGCTCCGAGCGCTCCCTCCGCGAGCGGATCCGGCTGATCGGCGTCACGGGCCTCCGGCGGGTGTTCCGCCGTGCCGACCGGTTCGCGCTCGCCCTCCAAGCCCGCTGTTTCGCGTGGAACCCGACCCTCCCCGCGCTCTCGCCGACGTGGCGCGACGCCCCGGCGACGCTCGTCGGCGTGGCGTTGCTGGCGTGGGCCGTCGCGTGA
- a CDS encoding MFS transporter, with the protein MSQLGMSRWDERHAALSACVGAYFAVRLAQLLVSPLVPSLRATFGVSRGTVGVILTGMWLVYACSQVPSGAAADRYGPRRVVLAALGCTTAAALALAAAPSVLAFGAFALALGMGAGLYYTPATALLSERFDDVGRVIGVHRMGSQAAGLVAPVLAALLGARFGWRAAVGSGALVAAGCLAAVVLRGSATSPSVATATDGGTTVGPRTLLGVLARPSVAFAAGLAAVGEFAALATLSFLPTFLAEHHGVSTSVAGALFGGYFLVVASLQPVSGWLSDRLGRDAVTGVLFAGGAVGYAALAVGEGLAVAGPAVILVGAAMAWGPPVQSRAVDALADAERGVGFGAVRTGYILVGALGPAAVGGLADAAGWAVGVGLLAGMLGCATVALALAHLVGHERRPPGSSTFGLFVASDGDGT; encoded by the coding sequence ATGTCACAGTTGGGGATGTCCCGGTGGGACGAACGCCACGCGGCGCTGTCGGCGTGCGTGGGCGCGTACTTCGCGGTGCGGCTCGCCCAACTGCTCGTCAGTCCCCTCGTGCCGTCGCTCCGGGCGACGTTCGGCGTCTCCCGCGGGACCGTCGGGGTGATCCTCACCGGAATGTGGCTGGTGTACGCCTGTTCGCAGGTGCCGAGCGGCGCCGCGGCCGACCGCTACGGGCCGCGCCGGGTCGTCCTCGCGGCGTTGGGGTGTACGACCGCCGCCGCGCTGGCGCTCGCGGCCGCGCCGTCGGTACTCGCGTTCGGCGCCTTCGCGCTCGCCCTCGGCATGGGTGCGGGGCTCTACTACACGCCGGCGACGGCGTTGCTCTCCGAGCGGTTCGACGACGTGGGTCGTGTCATCGGCGTCCACCGGATGGGGAGTCAGGCTGCGGGCCTGGTCGCACCGGTGCTGGCGGCGCTTCTCGGCGCGCGTTTCGGCTGGCGGGCCGCCGTCGGGAGCGGTGCGCTCGTGGCCGCGGGGTGTCTCGCCGCCGTGGTCCTGCGTGGGTCGGCGACGTCGCCGTCGGTCGCCACGGCGACGGACGGCGGCACGACGGTCGGGCCACGGACGCTGCTCGGTGTCCTCGCTCGACCGTCCGTCGCGTTCGCCGCCGGACTGGCCGCCGTAGGGGAGTTCGCCGCGCTGGCGACGCTCTCCTTTCTGCCGACGTTCCTCGCCGAGCACCACGGGGTGTCGACGTCGGTGGCGGGCGCCCTCTTCGGGGGGTATTTCCTCGTCGTGGCGTCGCTCCAGCCCGTGAGCGGGTGGCTCTCCGACCGCCTCGGCCGCGACGCCGTCACCGGGGTGCTGTTCGCCGGCGGCGCCGTCGGCTACGCGGCGCTCGCCGTCGGGGAGGGACTCGCCGTCGCCGGCCCGGCCGTGATACTCGTCGGCGCCGCGATGGCGTGGGGGCCGCCCGTCCAGTCGCGGGCGGTCGACGCCCTCGCCGACGCCGAACGCGGCGTCGGGTTCGGCGCGGTCCGGACGGGCTACATCCTCGTCGGCGCCCTCGGCCCGGCGGCGGTCGGGGGGCTCGCCGACGCCGCCGGCTGGGCCGTGGGTGTCGGCCTCCTCGCCGGGATGCTCGGGTGTGCGACCGTCGCCCTCGCACTCGCCCACCTCGTCGGTCACGAGCGCCGACCGCCCGGGTCGTCGACGTTCGGCCTGTTCGTCGCCTCGGACGGGGACGGGACGTGA
- a CDS encoding conditioned medium-induced protein 4, which translates to MDDKTAELRDVFLDATGTETVTERQSAARGSLVDAVDPERVTARLRELLETMRERYDFETGLETEAYLHLVDGFHAGATDADLAERLGTDVGTVVRARLDCHLVRADDRDHPAFAAIRERIVDGADDEAVATDLDCDPEAVAHVRRVVAADREATRANERFRDAFADLLTDADLSGRLARDSREDGLREATEDIETDVSL; encoded by the coding sequence ATGGACGACAAGACCGCGGAGCTACGGGACGTCTTCCTCGATGCGACGGGGACGGAGACGGTCACGGAGCGCCAGTCGGCGGCCCGCGGTTCGCTCGTCGACGCCGTCGATCCCGAGCGGGTGACCGCGCGCCTGCGGGAGTTGCTCGAGACGATGCGCGAGCGGTACGACTTCGAGACCGGCCTGGAGACGGAGGCGTACCTCCACCTCGTCGACGGCTTCCACGCGGGGGCGACCGACGCGGACCTCGCGGAACGGCTCGGAACCGACGTCGGGACGGTCGTCCGGGCGCGACTCGACTGTCACCTCGTCCGGGCGGACGACCGTGATCACCCCGCCTTCGCGGCGATCCGCGAGCGGATCGTCGACGGGGCGGACGACGAAGCCGTCGCCACGGACCTCGACTGCGACCCCGAGGCGGTCGCGCACGTCCGTCGCGTCGTGGCGGCGGACCGCGAGGCCACCCGCGCCAACGAGCGGTTCCGCGACGCCTTCGCCGACCTCCTGACGGACGCGGACCTCTCCGGGCGCCTGGCGCGTGACTCCCGCGAGGACGGCCTCCGCGAGGCGACCGAGGACATCGAGACGGACGTGTCGCTCTGA
- a CDS encoding tRNA (guanine(26)-N(2))-dimethyltransferase translates to MRVTEGQVEFEVPDARDGASEGRGDGVFYNPTQELNRDVTVAVLRAYRDREPRADSYLDATTASGVRALRAASEGWAVTAADTDADAVALARENAARAGLADDVAVVERNANALMHESTFDVIDLDPFGTPVPFADAAFVGARDLVCVTATDTAPLCGAHFESGVRSYGAVPRNTDYHPEMGLRVLLSAMVRTAARYDTAARPVCSHVSRHYARTYLELDGRATRADECIDELGYVHHCEDCLARDAEWGLIAHPPETCPTCGSGRVVTAGPLWLGAIRDPEFVAAVRDALTDDMGEADRASRMLETVAAELDEPTHYDQHRLCKQWGRSANAMDEFLADLRAAGHDASRAHYGGTTFKTDADVEAIRVATAD, encoded by the coding sequence ATGCGCGTCACCGAGGGGCAGGTGGAGTTCGAGGTGCCCGACGCCCGCGACGGGGCGAGCGAGGGCCGCGGCGACGGCGTCTTCTACAACCCGACGCAGGAACTGAACCGCGACGTGACCGTGGCCGTCCTCCGGGCCTACCGGGACCGCGAACCCCGCGCCGACTCCTATCTCGACGCCACGACCGCCAGCGGCGTCCGCGCGCTCCGTGCCGCGAGCGAGGGCTGGGCCGTGACCGCCGCCGACACCGACGCCGACGCCGTCGCCCTCGCCCGCGAGAACGCCGCCCGCGCCGGCCTCGCGGACGACGTCGCGGTGGTGGAGCGAAACGCCAACGCCCTCATGCACGAGTCGACGTTCGACGTGATCGATCTCGACCCCTTCGGCACGCCCGTCCCCTTCGCGGACGCCGCGTTCGTCGGCGCGCGTGACCTGGTCTGTGTCACCGCCACCGACACCGCGCCGCTCTGTGGCGCCCACTTCGAGAGCGGCGTCCGCTCGTACGGCGCGGTCCCCCGCAACACGGACTACCATCCCGAGATGGGGCTTCGGGTCCTGCTCTCGGCGATGGTGCGGACCGCCGCCCGCTACGACACCGCCGCCCGTCCGGTCTGCTCGCACGTCTCCCGACACTACGCCCGGACCTACCTCGAACTCGACGGGCGGGCCACCCGCGCCGACGAGTGCATCGACGAACTCGGCTACGTCCACCACTGCGAGGACTGCCTCGCCCGCGACGCGGAGTGGGGGTTGATCGCCCACCCACCTGAGACGTGTCCGACCTGCGGGAGCGGCCGGGTCGTCACCGCGGGGCCGCTCTGGCTCGGCGCGATCCGCGACCCCGAATTCGTCGCCGCCGTCCGCGACGCGCTGACCGACGACATGGGCGAGGCCGACCGTGCCAGCCGCATGCTGGAGACCGTCGCGGCCGAACTCGACGAGCCGACCCACTACGACCAGCACCGCCTCTGCAAGCAGTGGGGGCGCTCGGCGAACGCGATGGACGAGTTCCTGGCCGACCTCCGGGCGGCCGGCCACGATGCCTCCCGCGCCCACTACGGCGGGACGACGTTCAAGACCGACGCCGACGTCGAGGCGATCCGGGTCGCGACCGCGGACTGA
- a CDS encoding acyl-CoA dehydrogenase family protein, with protein MLDYVDLETDLDQEERLIRDTAREFVDEEVRPDIGEHFLDGTFPTDLIPEMGELGFYAPNLDGYGLPNVSERAYGLLMQELEAGDSGVRSMASVQGALVMYPIHAFGTADQKERWLPALGRGEAVGCFGLTEPEHGSDPSSMATTAERDGDGYRLSGSKTWITNAPIADVAVVWARDRSAEGSPVRGFLVETDRDGVTTQPIHEKLSLRASITGEISLSNAWVPEADVLDVEGMKGPLSCLTQARYGIAWGAVGAARDCFETAREYATEREQFGRPIGAFQLQQEKLAETATRITTAQLLAHRLADLKERGDLRPQQVSMAKRNNVRMAREESRRAREMLGGNGITADYPPMRHLANMETVYTYEGTHDIHSLILGEDLTGLSAFE; from the coding sequence ATGCTCGATTACGTCGACCTGGAGACCGACCTCGATCAGGAGGAGCGACTGATCCGGGACACCGCCCGCGAGTTCGTCGACGAGGAGGTCCGCCCCGACATCGGCGAACACTTCCTCGACGGAACGTTCCCGACCGATCTCATCCCGGAGATGGGCGAACTGGGGTTTTACGCGCCGAACCTCGACGGCTACGGCCTGCCGAACGTGAGCGAGCGGGCCTACGGACTCCTGATGCAGGAACTCGAGGCCGGTGACTCGGGCGTCCGCTCGATGGCGAGTGTCCAGGGGGCGCTGGTGATGTACCCCATCCACGCCTTCGGGACGGCCGACCAGAAGGAGCGGTGGCTCCCCGCTCTGGGGCGGGGCGAGGCGGTGGGCTGTTTCGGCCTGACCGAACCCGAACACGGCTCGGACCCGTCGTCGATGGCGACGACCGCCGAGCGCGACGGCGACGGCTACCGGCTCTCGGGGTCGAAGACCTGGATCACGAACGCGCCCATCGCGGACGTGGCGGTGGTCTGGGCGCGGGACCGCTCCGCCGAGGGGAGCCCGGTCCGGGGCTTTCTCGTCGAGACGGACCGCGACGGCGTGACCACCCAGCCGATCCACGAGAAGCTCTCCCTGCGGGCGTCGATCACCGGCGAGATCAGCCTCTCGAACGCGTGGGTCCCCGAGGCGGACGTCCTCGACGTCGAGGGGATGAAAGGACCGCTCTCCTGTCTCACCCAGGCCCGGTACGGCATCGCGTGGGGGGCGGTCGGCGCCGCCCGGGACTGCTTCGAGACGGCCCGGGAGTACGCCACCGAGCGCGAACAGTTCGGCAGACCGATCGGCGCCTTCCAGCTCCAACAGGAGAAACTCGCCGAGACGGCGACCCGGATCACGACCGCCCAACTGCTGGCCCACCGGCTCGCGGACCTGAAAGAGCGGGGTGACCTCCGGCCCCAGCAGGTGTCGATGGCCAAACGCAACAACGTCCGGATGGCCCGCGAGGAGTCCCGGCGCGCCCGCGAGATGCTCGGCGGCAACGGCATCACCGCCGACTACCCGCCGATGCGGCACCTCGCGAACATGGAGACGGTGTACACCTACGAGGGCACCCACGACATCCACTCGCTGATCCTCGGCGAGGACCTGACGGGGCTGTCCGCGTTCGAGTGA
- a CDS encoding energy-coupling factor ABC transporter ATP-binding protein — MTITVEGYTYRYGEDVLAVDDVSLAVGDGEFLVLAGANGSGKTTLVRGFNGLLTPDRGTVSVNGRPVDDDPVAARSAVGMVFQDPRDGFVAATVGSDVAFGPENLGLERADIDRRVADALDAVRMAGRGEERIDELSGGERERVAIAGALAMDPDHLVLDEPFTGLDWAARRSVLDRLRALRDEGVGIVVVTHDLRDVAALADRIVVLADGAVALDDADPSPAALAERGVRPP; from the coding sequence ATGACGATCACCGTCGAGGGGTACACCTACCGGTACGGCGAGGACGTCCTCGCCGTCGACGACGTCTCCCTCGCCGTCGGGGACGGGGAGTTCCTCGTCCTCGCGGGCGCCAACGGCTCCGGCAAGACCACGCTCGTCCGCGGCTTCAACGGCCTGCTCACACCGGACCGCGGGACCGTGTCGGTGAACGGCCGCCCCGTCGACGACGACCCGGTCGCCGCCCGCTCCGCCGTCGGCATGGTGTTTCAGGACCCCCGCGACGGCTTCGTCGCCGCCACCGTCGGCTCGGACGTGGCCTTCGGCCCCGAGAACCTGGGGCTCGAGCGTGCGGACATCGACCGCCGCGTGGCCGACGCCCTCGACGCCGTCCGCATGGCCGGCCGGGGCGAGGAGCGCATCGACGAACTCTCCGGCGGCGAGCGGGAGCGGGTCGCCATCGCGGGCGCGCTGGCGATGGATCCCGACCACCTCGTCCTCGACGAACCGTTCACCGGCCTGGATTGGGCCGCCCGGCGGTCGGTTCTGGACCGACTGCGGGCGCTCCGTGACGAGGGGGTCGGGATCGTCGTCGTCACCCACGACCTGCGGGACGTGGCGGCGCTCGCCGACCGGATCGTCGTCCTCGCGGACGGGGCGGTCGCCCTCGACGACGCCGATCCCTCGCCCGCGGCGCTCGCCGAGCGTGGCGTCCGCCCCCCATGA
- a CDS encoding cupin domain-containing protein yields MRVNEADLDWETVDRGETGFRRKRLATAAGGDRLGCSLYELPPGEKSWPFHFHTGNEEAVYVLAGAGQLRTADGVESLRSGDYVAFPVGSDGAHRVVNDGDDPLRYLAVSTMNDPDVTVYPDSGKIGVYAGSPPGGDDPRTVEGYYRRDDDVDYWLDEG; encoded by the coding sequence ATGCGCGTCAACGAAGCCGACCTCGACTGGGAGACGGTCGACCGCGGCGAGACGGGGTTCCGGCGGAAGCGACTCGCTACCGCCGCCGGCGGCGACCGACTCGGTTGCTCGCTCTACGAACTACCGCCCGGGGAGAAGTCCTGGCCCTTTCACTTTCATACCGGCAACGAGGAGGCCGTCTACGTCCTCGCGGGAGCGGGACAGCTCCGAACCGCCGACGGCGTCGAGTCGCTCCGATCGGGCGACTACGTCGCCTTCCCGGTCGGTTCCGACGGCGCTCACCGCGTCGTCAACGACGGGGACGACCCCCTGCGGTATCTGGCCGTCTCGACGATGAACGATCCGGACGTGACGGTCTACCCCGACTCGGGAAAGATCGGCGTCTACGCGGGATCGCCCCCCGGCGGCGACGACCCGCGAACGGTCGAAGGCTACTACCGCCGCGACGACGACGTCGACTACTGGCTCGACGAGGGCTGA
- a CDS encoding CBS domain-containing protein, which produces MPVADLARDDVVTADAEASVDELASTLKERNVGSVVVTRDDESVGIVTDRDLTVRVLAAGIDPTDTTAADVMTEDPCTIDRRAGFYRATELMSEHGVRRLPVHDEDGDLVGILTADDLTELLADEMDGVAEIIRAQRPPY; this is translated from the coding sequence ATGCCCGTAGCTGATCTCGCACGCGACGACGTCGTGACGGCCGACGCCGAGGCGTCGGTGGACGAACTCGCATCGACGCTGAAGGAACGGAACGTCGGGAGCGTCGTCGTCACGCGGGACGACGAGTCGGTCGGGATCGTCACCGACCGCGACCTGACGGTCCGGGTGCTCGCGGCGGGGATCGACCCGACCGACACGACCGCTGCGGACGTGATGACCGAGGATCCGTGTACGATCGACCGGCGGGCGGGGTTCTACCGGGCGACGGAGCTGATGAGCGAACACGGCGTCCGGCGACTCCCCGTCCACGACGAGGACGGCGACCTGGTGGGGATCCTCACGGCGGACGACCTGACCGAGTTGCTGGCCGACGAGATGGACGGGGTCGCGGAGATCATCCGCGCACAGCGTCCGCCGTACTGA
- a CDS encoding biotin transporter BioY produces the protein MTTATDSVELVGEEATGNVARAVLFAAATSATAPVDMVHPLAPNVPITLQTLWVYLAGVVLGPLWAGVAFTLYLLAGLIGLPVFAGGNAGLGVVLGPTGGFLIGFPLAAMTVGAVAHGLDGLTAPDAIPVPRLVLALVAGTAVVYAAGAVGYALVQAIGLVAAVSAVVVPFLPVAGLKVAATVAIVRSDALVAR, from the coding sequence ATGACGACCGCAACGGACTCGGTCGAACTGGTCGGCGAGGAGGCCACCGGCAACGTGGCCCGCGCGGTGCTGTTCGCCGCCGCGACGAGCGCGACGGCGCCCGTGGACATGGTCCACCCGCTCGCGCCGAACGTCCCGATCACGCTCCAGACGCTGTGGGTGTACCTCGCGGGGGTCGTCCTCGGCCCCCTGTGGGCGGGCGTGGCCTTCACGCTCTACCTGCTCGCGGGGCTGATCGGCCTCCCCGTCTTCGCCGGCGGCAACGCCGGTCTGGGAGTCGTCCTCGGCCCGACCGGCGGCTTCCTGATCGGCTTCCCGCTCGCCGCGATGACCGTCGGCGCCGTCGCCCACGGGCTCGACGGCCTCACCGCGCCCGACGCTATCCCCGTGCCGCGACTCGTCCTCGCGCTGGTCGCGGGGACGGCCGTCGTCTACGCCGCCGGCGCCGTCGGCTACGCCCTCGTCCAGGCTATCGGCCTCGTCGCCGCCGTGTCGGCCGTCGTGGTCCCCTTCCTGCCCGTGGCCGGCCTGAAGGTCGCCGCGACGGTCGCCATCGTCCGCAGCGACGCCCTCGTCGCCCGATGA